In Candidatus Binatia bacterium, the DNA window CTTGTGCGCCTCATCGATGACGACGAGGTCCCACCGGATGGCCCGCAGTTCGTCCCGGATCGAATGGGCGAAGTTGTAGGACAGGATCAGGATGGCGCCCTGGTCCAGCGGATTGCGGGCTTCCCGGCGGGCCTGCCTGTATGCCCTGGCGTCCAGGACGACCGCGGGCAGGTTGAACTTTTCCTGCAGCTCCAGCGCCCATTGCTTGCGCAGCGACGCGGGGCAAAGGATCAGGAGCCGGCGCCGGCGCTCGGCCCAGGACTGGCACAGTACGATGCCGGCCTCGATGGTTTTCCCGAGGCCGACTTCGTCGGCGAGGATCACCCCCTTGGAGAGGGGGTTCTGGAGCGCGAACAGCGCCGCCTCGATCTGGTGGGGGTTGAGATCCACCGAGGCATCAAAGAGTGCCATCGAGAGGCGATCCATGCCCGAGGCCGCCCGACGGGTCAGGTCATGGGCATAGTACTTGGCGTGGTGCGGGGTCAGGGAGATGACATCAGGCGACGCCATCGAGCACCTCCCTGTTCAACAGCACGATCTGCTGGTCCGCCGGGCTCCGGGTGGACGGGTCAGCGTCTAGGCCGAGACGTTTGATCGCGTAGTAGAGCATGGCCTTGCGGACAGTGATGCTGGCCTTGCCGTTGCGCATGCCATAGTCCAGTGCGATGACCTTCTTCTGCGCATCCGACAGCCCCGGGTGCGGGCCGATTTCCAGCGTGATGTGCGTGTGCCAGTCGGCATCCTGGCTGGGGTCCGCGTCACTGGGGCGGCTGTCCCGGATGCCAAGGATGCGCGCCAGCAGGAAGTCCTTGAAGCAGCCGTCGGTGAAGCAGTACGCCCGGGCATGCCAGCGGAAGCCGTCGAACGCGATCGCATGGGGCGCGATCCAGCGCCAGCGCGGGGGCGGGGCTGGAAAGGGACTGGTACTCGGCCTCAAGCGCCTGCCTGGTACCGGATTGCTTCGATGACGTTGCGCAACGTGTGGGCGTCGATGCCGCGAACGGGACTGGGGACTGTGTCGAAGGCCGGCAACTGGCCGATCCAGGTTTCCTCCTGCGCGGCGATGCCGTCGGAGATCGACCGCAGCTGGGACAGGTAGCTCGCCGGGTCCGGTTTTAGGAACAGGGGCTGGAAGCGGTCGCCCCGGACGTAGGCGCGGGCGCTCTTGTCGTAGACCATGTTGCCCGGCGCCATGCCGAGGTAGCGGTTCAGGTCGGCAGAGGCCTGGTTGATCGAGATCCCGAAGGCGGCCATCAGGTCGCCGCGGTTGACATGGCCTTCCCAGAACAACCGGAACTCGATGAACACGAGCCGGCGCTCAATGCCCCACCGAACGCTACGTTGCGTTGCCCCCACCATTGCACCCCAGTATCATGCCCGCATCAGACGCGTCCGCGTGGGTCTCGGCACGCGCAGCGCGCGGCCGGGAAAGGCGAGCGCGAGGAGTGGGGCCTCGTCGGGATCGGCCCGGCGGGGCGAGGGGGCGGCTGCCCCTTCGGAGGGATGAATGGGTTTCGTGCACCTGCACCTGCACACGCAGTACTCGCTGCTCGACGGCGCCAACAAGATCGGCGAGCTGCTTCCGACCATCGCCAAGCTCGGCATGCCGGCGGTCGCGATGACCGACCACGGCAACATGTTCGGCGCGGTGCAGTTCTACACCAAGGCCGCGGAGGTCGGCGTGCAGCCGATCATCGGCTGCGAGGTGTACGTCGCGCCGAAGAGCCGCTTCGACAAGAGCTCGGCGCGCGCCGACGATCCCGAAGCCGGCGGCAACTACCACCTGATCCTGCTCGCGCAGAACGAGAAGGGCTACCGCAACCTCTGCCGCCTGGTGACCGCCGGCTACAAGGAAGGGTTCTACTACAAGCCGCGCATCGACAAGGAGCTGCTGCGCGAGCTGAACGAGGGGCTGTTCTGCCTCTCGGGCTGCCTCGCGAGCGAGATCAACCAGGCGATCGCGCGCTCGGATCTGGTGCGCGCGCGCGAGGTCGCGTCCGAGTTCGCGCAGATCTTCTCGGGCGACCGCTACTACATCGAGATCCAGGACAACCACCTGCCGGAGCAGGAAGCGGCGAACCGCGAGCTGGTCGCGCTCGCCAAGCACCTCGGCCTGCCGCTGATCGCGACCAACGACTGCCACTACCTGCACCGCGACGACGCGGAGGCGCACGAGGTCCTGCTCTGCATCCAGACCGGCAAGACGCTGTCGGATCCGAAGCGCTGGAAGTTCGGCACCGACCAGCTCTACGTGAAGAGCCCCGAGGAGATGCGCGCGGCCTTCGCGGAGTTCCCCGAGGCGATCGACAACACGGTCGACCTCGCGAAGCGCTGCGACTTCAAGATGAGCTTCGGGCAGTACCAGTTCCCGGAGTACACGGTCGAGGAGGGCGACACGCTCGAGGCCGCGCTCGAGCGCGCGGCGCGCGCCGGGCTCGAGCGGCGTCTCGCCGCGATCCGCGCGCAGAACAAGAAGTTCACCGACGCCGACGTCCCGCGCTACGTCGAGCGCCTCGAGACGGAGCTCGACGTCATCAAGCGGATGGGCTTCGCCGGCTACTTCCTGATCGTCTCGGACTTCATCACCTGGGCGAAGCGCCGCGGCATCCCGGTCGGACCGGGGCGCGGCTCGGCGGCGGGTAGCCTCGTCGCCTGGGTGATGGAGATCACCGACCTCGATCCCCTCGCGCACGGGCTGCTGTTCGAGCGCTTCCTGAACCCCGAGCGCAAGTCGATGCCCGACATCGACGTCGACTTCTGCTTCGAGCGGCGCGACGAGGTGATCCAGTACGTCCGCGAGAAGTACGGCGAAGACCGCGTCGCGCAGATCATCACCTTCGGAACGCTCAAGGGGAAGGCGGCGCTGAAGGACGTCGGCCGCGTGCTCGAGTTCAGCTTCGGCGACACCGACCGGCTCGCGAAGCTCTACCCGGCGCCGCGCCAAGGCAAGGAGTACGCGCTCGCGAAGGCGCTCGAGATGGAGCCCAAGCTGCGCGAGGTGCGCGACAAGGGCGAGCGCGAGCAGAAGCTCTTCGCCTACGCGCTCAAGCTCGAAGGCTTGATGCGCCACCACTCGAAGCACGCGGCCGGCATCGTGATCGCGTCGAAGCCGCTGGTCGAGTCGGTGCCGCTGTGCGTCGACAAGGACGGCAACGTCCTCACGCAGTTCTCGGGCACCGACATCGAGAAGATCGGCCTCATCAAGTTCGACTTCCTCGGGCTCAAGAACCTGACGCTGATCCAGAACACGGTGAACCGCATCAAGGCGAACCGTGGCATCGAGGTCGACGTCTCGGCGCTGCCGCTCGACGACAAGAAGACCTACCGCCTGCTGTCGCGCGGCGAGACGGTCGGCGTGTTCCAGATGGAATCGAGCGGCATGCGCGACCTCGTGACGCGCGTCAAGCCGACCTGCTTCGAGGACATCGTCGCGATCAACGCGCTGTTCCGTCCCGGACCGCTCGACTCCGGCATGGTCGACTCGTTCGTGCTGCGCAAGCACGGCAAGGAGGAGATCACCTACCTGCACCCGCTGCTCGAGCCGATCCTGAAAGAGACCTACGGCATCATGGTCTACCAGGAGCAGGTGATGCAGGCGGCGCAGGTGCTCGCCGGCTACTCGCTCGGCGACGCAGACAACCTGCGCCGCGCCATGGGCAAGAAGAAGCCCGAGGAGATGGCGCGTGAGCGCTCGCGCTTCGTCGAGGGCGCGGTCAAGAACGGAATCAGCGAGAAGCTCGCGGGCGACATCTTCGACCAGATGGAGACCTTCGCGGGCTATGGCTTCAACAAGTCGCACGCGGCCGCGTACGCGCTGGTGTCGTTCCAGACCGCGTACCTGAAGGCGCACTACCCCGAGGAGTTCATCGCGGCGCTGATGACCCTCGAAATGGACGACGCCGACCGCACGCACAAGAACATCGCCGAGGCGCGCGAGCGGAAGATCCCGGTGCTGCCGCCGGACATCAACGAGAGCCGCGAGGACTTCACGGTCGTCGAGGGCAAGATCCGCTTCGGGCTCGGCGCCATCAAGGGCGTGGGCGCGAAGGCGATCGAGGCGATCCTCGCGTCGCGCGACGCGGACGGGCCGTTCCTCGGGCTCGACGACCTGGTGCGCCGCGTGCGCTCGGCGCACGTCAACCGGCGCGTGCTCGAGAGCCTGATCAAGTGCGGCGCCTTCGACTCGTCGGGCGTCGATCGCGCGAGCCTGCTCGCGGGCCTCGACGACGTCATGCGCTGGGCGAACAACGCGGTGCTGAACCTCGACCAGCACAGCCTGTTCAGCGGCCTGCGCAACGGCGAGCCCGAGCGCTTCAACTTCCCGCGCGTCAGCAACTGGTCGCCGCAGGAGCTGCTCGCCGCCGAGAAGGAGACGCTCGGCTTCTTCATCACCGCGCACCCGCTCGACCGCTACGAGCGCCAGCTCGCGAAGCTCGTCACCTGCCGGACGGTCGACCTGCGCAACCTGCCGAACCAGCAGAAGGTCACGCTCGCC includes these proteins:
- a CDS encoding SNF2-related protein, whose translation is MASPDVISLTPHHAKYYAHDLTRRAASGMDRLSMALFDASVDLNPHQIEAALFALQNPLSKGVILADEVGLGKTIEAGIVLCQSWAERRRRLLILCPASLRKQWALELQEKFNLPAVVLDARAYRQARREARNPLDQGAILILSYNFAHSIRDELRAIRWDLVVIDEAHK
- the dnaE gene encoding DNA polymerase III subunit alpha, whose protein sequence is MGFVHLHLHTQYSLLDGANKIGELLPTIAKLGMPAVAMTDHGNMFGAVQFYTKAAEVGVQPIIGCEVYVAPKSRFDKSSARADDPEAGGNYHLILLAQNEKGYRNLCRLVTAGYKEGFYYKPRIDKELLRELNEGLFCLSGCLASEINQAIARSDLVRAREVASEFAQIFSGDRYYIEIQDNHLPEQEAANRELVALAKHLGLPLIATNDCHYLHRDDAEAHEVLLCIQTGKTLSDPKRWKFGTDQLYVKSPEEMRAAFAEFPEAIDNTVDLAKRCDFKMSFGQYQFPEYTVEEGDTLEAALERAARAGLERRLAAIRAQNKKFTDADVPRYVERLETELDVIKRMGFAGYFLIVSDFITWAKRRGIPVGPGRGSAAGSLVAWVMEITDLDPLAHGLLFERFLNPERKSMPDIDVDFCFERRDEVIQYVREKYGEDRVAQIITFGTLKGKAALKDVGRVLEFSFGDTDRLAKLYPAPRQGKEYALAKALEMEPKLREVRDKGEREQKLFAYALKLEGLMRHHSKHAAGIVIASKPLVESVPLCVDKDGNVLTQFSGTDIEKIGLIKFDFLGLKNLTLIQNTVNRIKANRGIEVDVSALPLDDKKTYRLLSRGETVGVFQMESSGMRDLVTRVKPTCFEDIVAINALFRPGPLDSGMVDSFVLRKHGKEEITYLHPLLEPILKETYGIMVYQEQVMQAAQVLAGYSLGDADNLRRAMGKKKPEEMARERSRFVEGAVKNGISEKLAGDIFDQMETFAGYGFNKSHAAAYALVSFQTAYLKAHYPEEFIAALMTLEMDDADRTHKNIAEARERKIPVLPPDINESREDFTVVEGKIRFGLGAIKGVGAKAIEAILASRDADGPFLGLDDLVRRVRSAHVNRRVLESLIKCGAFDSSGVDRASLLAGLDDVMRWANNAVLNLDQHSLFSGLRNGEPERFNFPRVSNWSPQELLAAEKETLGFFITAHPLDRYERQLAKLVTCRTVDLRNLPNQQKVTLAGVIQGLRLKNSRKGDRYATFFLEDKHGIVEVIAWPDAFRKFEPLITGSEPVCVSGRLDVSEERRQIIADELTRLEEARARAIRELQISLDARRVTREAVERLRQTLTRYPGPCPAYVHVVREEYETRIALEKHGVATTHELIAALAERIEGVEARFI